The Brassica oleracea var. oleracea cultivar TO1000 chromosome C6, BOL, whole genome shotgun sequence genome includes a region encoding these proteins:
- the LOC106300908 gene encoding endoglucanase 5, protein MSKFGGSLLGVSLLLTVLLAAATTAAEYYNYGSALDKTFLFFEAQRSGKLPATLRVKWRGHSGLKDGLAQGVSLEGGYYDAGDHVKFGLPMAFSVTMLSWAAVDNRKELSGLNQMQQTLWSIRWVTDYFIKAHPQPNVLWGQVGDGQSDHYCWQRAEDMTTSRTAYKLDQYHPGSDLAGETAAAFAAPSLAFKPYNSSYSTILLSHAKELFSFADKYRGLYTDSIPNAKAFYMSSGYSDELLWAVAWLHRATGDQYYLKYTIDNAGYMGGTGWGMKEFSWDNKYAGVQVLLSKVLLEGKGGPYTSTLKQYQMKADYFACACLKKNGGYNIQTTPGGLMYVREWNNLQYSSAAAFLLAVYSDHLSAANAKLNCPDGSVQPQALLDFARSQADYILGKNRQGMSYLVGYGPKYPIRVHHRGASVPSIFVQRSSVSCVQGFDSWYRRSQADPNVIYGALVGGPDQNDNYSDDRTNYEQSEPTLSGTAPLVGLFAKLSVGSYGGGYSKPYQTTKQQATSYKATPTTYTPKQSGAPIEFLHSITANWMAGNTRYYRHKVIIKNSSQKQISDLKLKIEDLSGPIWGLIPTGQKNTYQLPRWQKILRAEQTHDFVYVQGGPQAKVSVLSYY, encoded by the exons ATGAGTAAGTTTGGTGGGTCTTTGTTGGGTGTAAGCCTATTACTGACCGTTCTTCTAGCGGCAGCCACCACCGCCGCAGAGTACTACAATTACGGAAGTGCCCTTGACAAGACCTTCTTGTTCTTTGAGGCTCAACGATCAGGGAAGTTGCCTGCTACTCTACGCGTCAAATGGCGTGGCCATTCTGGTCTCAAGGATGGTCTTGCTCAAGGC GTGAGCTTGGAAGGAGGATATTATGATGCAGGAGACCATGTGAAATTTGGTTTACCAATGGCTTTCTCAGTGACAATGCTATCGTGGGCTGCGGTTGATAACCGGAAAGAGCTATCCGGTCTGAACCAGATGCAACAGACATTGTGGTCAATCCGATGGGTTACTGATTACTTCATCAAAGCTCATCCTCAGCCTAATGTTCTATGGGGTCAAGTTGGAGATGGACAATCAGACCATTACTGTTGGCAACGTGCTGAAGACATGACAACTTCCAGAACAGCTTATAAGCTTGACCAGTACCATCCTGGCTCAGACTTAGCTGGTGAAACCGCTGCTGCTTTTGCCGCTCCTTCTTTGGCTTTCAAGCCTTATAACTCCTCTTACTCTACTATCCTCTTAAGCCATGCCAAAGAG CTCTTCTCATTTGCTGACAAATACAGAGGATTATACACTGATTCAATCCCAAATGCAAAAGCTTTCTACATGTCATCTGGTTACTCG GATGAGCTTCTTTGGGCTGTAGCTTGGCTACACCGTGCCACCGGGGACCAGTACTACTTAAAATACACTATAGACAATGCCGGTTACATGGGTGGAACTGGCTGGGGGATGAAAGAGTTCTCTTGGGATAACAAATACGCTGGTGTTCAAGTCCTTCTCTCCAAG GTCTTGTTAGAAGGTAAAGGCGGTCCGTATACTTCAACATTGAAGCAGTATCAGATGAAGGCTGATTACTTCGCTTGTGCTTGTCTCAAGAAAAATGGTGGCTACAACATTCAAACAACTCCTG GTGGTTTGATGTATGTTAGAGAGTGGAACAATCTGCAATATTCATCTGCGGCTGCGTTTCTTCTTGCGGTTTATTCTGACCATCTCTCTGCAGCAAACGCTAAACTCAACTGTCCTGATGGTTCGGTTCAACCTCAAGCACTTCTAGACTTTGCTAGATCTCAG GCTGATTACATTCTTGGAAAGAACCGTCAAGGAATGAGTTACTTAGTTGGATATGGACCAAAATATCCAATCCGAGTTCACCATAGAGGCGCTTCGGTCCCGTCAATCTTTGTTCAACGTTCTTCTGTGAGCTGTGTACAAGGATTTGATTCTTGGTATAGAAGGTCTCAAGCTGATCCTAATGTTATCTATGGTGCTCTTGTTGGTGGACCAGACCAGAATGATAACTATTCCGATGACCGGACAAACTACGAGCAATCAGAACCAACTCTCTCAGGAACAGCCCCACTCGTTGGTCTATTTGCTAAACTCTCTGTAGGGTCTTACGGAGGAGGATATTCCAAACCTTACCAAACAACAAAACAACAAG CTACCTCTTACAAAGCAACACCAACAACATACACTCCAAAGCAATCAGGTGCACCAATCGAGTTTCTGCATTCAATAACTGCCAACTGGATGGCTGGGAACACGAGGTACTACAGACACAAAGTGATCATCAAGAACAGTTCTCAGAAACAGATATCGGATCTCAAGCTTAAGATTGAAGACCTCTCGGGACCAATATGGGGTCTAATCCCAACAGGGCAAAAGAATACCTACCAGCTTCCTCGGTGGCAAAAGATTTTGAGAGCCGAACAAACACATGATTTTGTCTATGTACAAGGTGGTCCTCAGGCTAAAGTATCAGTCTTAAGTTACTACTAA